The following nucleotide sequence is from Halococcus saccharolyticus DSM 5350.
TTCGGCGGGGCGGGCTTTCACTACGGACGGAACTGGGGGTGGAACGCCTTCTCGCAGAACATCCAGCACCAGGTCCGGACGGACACCTACGACAAGATGCAGCGGCTGAACATGGACTTCTTCGCCGACAAGCAGACCGGCGAGATGATGTCGGTACTCTCGAACGACGTCAACCGGCTCGAACAGTTCCTGAACGGCGGGATGAACTCGGTGTTCCGGCTCGCGGCGATGGTGGTTGGCATCTCGGTTGTGATGTTCGCTACCAACTGGCAGCTCGCCATCATCGCGCTGCTGCCGGTGCCGTTGATCGCCGGGTTCACCTACTACTTCGTCAAGAAGATCCAGCCAAAATACGCCGAAGTCCGTTCGACGGTCGGCGAGATGAACTCCCGACTGGAGAACAATCTCGGCGGGATCCAGGTCATCAAATCGACCAACACCGAACCCTACGAGTCCGACCGCGTCGGTGACGTCTCGAAGTCCTACTACGACGCCCAGTGGGGCGCGATCAACCTCCGAATCAAGTTCTTCCCCACGCTCCGGGTGATCGCGGGCATCGGCTTCGTCGCCACGTTCATCGTCGGTGGATTCTGGGTTCTCAACGGACCGTTCGGACCGTTCACTCAAGACCTCTCGGCCGGCCTGTTCGTCACGTTCATCCTCTACACCCAGCGATTCATCTGGCCGATGGCACAGTTCGGGCAGATCATCAACATGTACCAGCGCGCTCGCGCGTCCGCCGAGCGTATCTTCGGGCTGATGGACGAGCCGAGCCGGCTGAACCAGGACCCCGACGCCGAGGATCTGGCGGTGTCGGCAGGCCACGTCGAGTACGACGACGTTACCTTCGGCTACGAGAGCGAGCGCGGCGATGGGAACCCCACGGTCGAGGACGTCAACTTCGACGTTCCGGGTGGTGACACGGTAGCGCTCGTCGGGCCAACGGGCGCGGGCAAATCCACCGTCCTGAAACTCCTGCTCAGGATGTACGACGTCGACGACGGCGAGATCCGGATCGACGGCCAGGACATCGACAGCGTCACGCTGTCGAGCCTCCGACGGTCGATCGGCTACGTCAGTCAGAACTCCTACCTGTTCTACGGCACAGTGAAGGAGAACATCGCGTACGGCACGTTCGACGCGACCGACGAGGAGATCGTCGAGGCCGCGAAGGCCGCCGAGGCCCACGAGTTCATTCGAAATCTCCCGGATGGCTACGACACGATGGCGGGCGAGCGCGGCGTGAAACTCTCCGGGGGCCAGCGCCAGCGCATCACCATCGCGCGCGCGATCCTCAAGGATCCCGAGATCCTGGTGCTCGACGAGGCGACCTCCGATGTGGACACCGAGACCGAGATGCTGATCCAGCGCAGTCTCGATCGGCTGACCACGGATCGAACGACGTTCGCGATCGCCCACCGGCTGTCGAGCATCAAGGACGCCGATCAGATCGTGGTCCTCGAGGATGGCCAGGTGCGCGAGCGTGGCACCCACGACGACCTCATCGAGGAGAACGGACTGTACGCGAACCTCTGGGCGGTCCAGGCCGGCGAGATCGACGAACTCCCACAGGAGTTCATCGAGCGCGCGACCCAGCGTCAGGCACAGACCGAGGCCGAAGCCGGCGACGACTGACGGACGGCCGGGTTAGAGCGACTCCGCATCGTCGCCGTTGCTATCGGGTTCCGTCGAGGGGCCTCGGTCGGAGTAGCCCTCACGACCGACGGCGTCGGCGTCGACCATGTTCTTGATCATCGTCGTGAGTTCGTCGGCGTCCTGATAGGTTTGGTCTTCGTCCTGAAGCGGTTCGAGGAGGTCCTCGAGAGGGGTGCTTCTATCGGGTAGACCGATCTCCGCGTCGCCGTGACGTTCGATCACCGTTTCGTGGTCGACGGGGTAGTCCATGGATTCGAGTTCGTCCTCGACGTCCCCGAACTCGATACCGTGTTCTCTGGCGTCGTCTTCGTCAGTCATGGTGCAGCGGACCGACGCACAGCGACGGCAAAGGAGTTGTGCCTGCTTAAGCCTCCGGCGGCGCTCACCCCGGTATGCAACTCACCGAGGCAACGTGGACCGACGCCGACGCGACCGAGACCGACCTTGCGCTCCTCCCCGTCGGCAGTACCGAACAGCACGGCCCCCACGCACCGCTCGGCACCGACCGCCTCACCGCGCGTGCGGTCGCGGCGGCGGGCGCGGAGCGCTACGAGGAAGTCCACGGCAGCGAAGTGGTCGTCGCACCCACCATCCCCGTGGGGATCGCCGAGGAGCACCATCAGTTCGCCGGTACGCTCTGGGTCGCGCCCGACACCCTCCGGAGCTACGTACGGGAGACCGTCGCGAGTCTCGCCTCACACGGGTGGGATCGGGTCGTACTCGTCAACGGCCACGGCGGCAACGTCGATGCGCTCCGGGAGGTCTGCGGGGCGATCACCCGCCACGATGCAGCCTACGCGGTGCCATTCACCTGGTTCGAGGCCGCCGCGAGCCTGTCCGAGATGGGCCACGGCGGTCCGATCGAGACCGCGCTCCTCCGCGCCATCCATCCCGATCTCGTCCGCGAGAACCGGATCGAGGAGGCGCAGGCTGGAGCGAGCGAGACGTGGGGCGAGTGGGTTTCGGGGACGAATCTCGCGTTCGATGCGGCGGAGTTCACCGACAACGGTGTAGTCGGCGATCCCGGAGACGGCAGCGCGGAGCGCGGCGAGGAACTCTTAGAGGATGCGACGGCAGCACTCGTCACGCTGCTCGACGCCATCGAGGACCGCGACGGCAGCCGACAGATGCGGGAGTGATTGTACTGCCGGACGAAAACATCGAACATCCTGTAGCGGGAGCCACGTACTTTCTTAACAACTAAACCATCCAACATAGCAGCACTTATTAAGATTGATCGTGTAGATAATAACAGATGGAGAAATACACCCGACGACAGATCCTCGCGTCGAGTGGGGTAGCAGCCGGTAGTGTGGTAGGGCTGTCCGGCTGTATCAGCGGAAGTAATCCTGGCAGCAGCGATGTCGAAGGAACCAACACCACTGCCACTGCGAGTCGTATGGGCCAGCTCACTGTTGCCTACGTGCCGATCTACCCCAATATGCAGCACTACATCATGCAAGAGGAGGGCTACTACGAATCGCTCTCCGCGGAGGTGACGGTCGAACGCTTTTCGAATGGCCCGAGCGTGGTCAAGGCGTTTGCGAGCGACGAAGTCGACATCGCGCTGTTCGGCGTCACGCCAGCGATGGTGCTCGTCGACAAGGGCAAAGCGGCGAGTGTACTGGCGGCGAACAGTCGAAATGGTTTCCGAGTTATGTCGACGAGCGCGTTCGCTGATCTATACAAGAACAAGCAAGAGGATGCGTTCTCGGTATTCGAGAACCAGCACGAGAGGAAGGTAAAATTCGGCGTCCCACCCGACGGGAGTGTTCCGGACGTCGTCCTGCGATACTGGATCGAGCAGGATCTCGATCTCGGAGAGATGGAGTCGGTGATAGACAAGGTGAAAGTATCCCCGGCGAAGGCCCCACAGACGATTCAAGCGGGCGAGATCGACGCGACGATGATTCAGGAGCCGTTTGCGACAGTGATTGCGAGCGAGCAGGGCTTCGGTGAGGTCGCATGGTCGGGCGATATCCTCCCGGGGCACCCAGTAACCGTGACGTTCGTCCAGAACAGCGTCCCCGAGAACGTTGCTGAGCAGTTCGTCGAACAGCACACCAAGGCGACCCAATTCGTCCGCGAGAACCCGAGGAAAGCGGCCGAAGACGCCGCGGCGGTCATCGGATCGGGTGTCAGTACCGACCTGGCACGGCAGGCGATCGACTCACAGGCGTCCGATTTCATTTCCGACCCACACGAAGTCAGAGATCAGGCGGCGACGATGGCCGAGTTCGTCAAAGAGGTCGGCAACACCGATTCGGTTGTCTCGCCGGAGCAACTGTTCGACTTCAGTGTCTACGATAGCGTCTCGAACCAATGAGCATCGAAACGAGCGACGCTGACCAGGCTACTGGAGAGGGGACGTTTCCCGCGTGGAACGCCGGTCGAATCGTGCGCGGAGTCCTCGGGACGCTTGGATTTCTCGGGCTGTGGTGGGCAGCATCGTCGGTCGTCGAACCGGCGTATCTCCTTCCCAGTCCGCCAGCGGCGGCGAGCGCCTTCGCCGAACAACTCACGACGAGTGCGTGGTTTACCCTCCCGGTGGTCGGCACTGAGATCCAGACCGCACGGATGGTGGTGAAACTCGCCCAGAGCTTGCTCCACTATATTCCGGGGTTGCTCGTCGGCGCGTCGCTCGGGATCGCGCTGGGCGTCGCTCTCGGGTGGAGTGGGCGACTCGACGATGCGCTGACGCCAGTCGTGCGCATCCTCCGGCCGATCCCGCCGCTGGCATGGATCGTCTTCGCGATCGTGTGGTTCGGGATCGGTCACGCGGGGGCAGCGTTCATCGTCTTTATCGGCGCGTTCTGGATCAACTTCTACGGTGCGTACAGTGGCGTCGAGAACACTCCCAACCAGCTCGCAGAGGTCGCATCGAGCCTCGGAGTGCGAGCGGATCTCGAAATGATTCGCTACGTCGTCCTACCGAGTGCCGCGCCCCAGATCCTGACGAGCTTTCGGACGAGCATCGGTCGGTGTTGGATGATCGTCGTGGGTGCGGAGCTGTTCGGCGCACCCGGCGTCGGCTACGAGATCATCAACGCCTCGAACAACCTCGCGATGGACACGAGCGTCGCGTACATGCTGGTGATCAGCCTCGTCTATCTCGTGACCGATGGAGCGTTCCGCAGTCTCGAAGGGAGGATGCTCGCGTGGCGCGAATAGACGAGAGCGTCGATGCGGTCGAGCGCGTCGGTGCCCACACTACCGGCACTGGCGACGTGGACGATACCGACGACACTCCTGAAATCCTCGTCGATGGTGTGAGCAAGCGCTACGAGTCCGACCGCCAGTCGGTGCAGGCGCTGTCTGACGTGCAGTTCGCCGTCGAGACTGGCGAGTTCGTCTGCATCGTCGGTCCCTCGGGCTGTGGGAAGACGACGCTCCTCCGGGCGATCGCGGGGCTCGAAGCGCCGACGGAGGGCGCGGTCGTGATCAACGGCGAGGCGGTTGGCGGTCCCGACACCGACCGCGGAATGGTGTTCCAGGAGTACGGACTGTTCCCGTGGCTCACCGTCCAAGAGAACGTCTGTTTCGGGCTCGAACGACAGGGGATGGCGCGAGAGGCGTGTGACAACCGCTGCTACGAGATGCTCGATCTCGTCGGCCTCGACGGATTCGCGGACGCCTACCCGAAGGAACTCAGTGGAGGGATGAAACAGCGCGTCGCTGTCGCGCGCGCACTTGCCGTTGATCCGGACAT
It contains:
- a CDS encoding ABC transporter ATP-binding protein, giving the protein MGISIDDDDPFEDQREGTENAMRRLFAVYGRENWFSFAVGTLTSLVARVLDLLPPLLLGIAIDSIFYQTRPFGLAFVPQAWLPTTRAGQFWLLAGLIAFAFFGGAGFHYGRNWGWNAFSQNIQHQVRTDTYDKMQRLNMDFFADKQTGEMMSVLSNDVNRLEQFLNGGMNSVFRLAAMVVGISVVMFATNWQLAIIALLPVPLIAGFTYYFVKKIQPKYAEVRSTVGEMNSRLENNLGGIQVIKSTNTEPYESDRVGDVSKSYYDAQWGAINLRIKFFPTLRVIAGIGFVATFIVGGFWVLNGPFGPFTQDLSAGLFVTFILYTQRFIWPMAQFGQIINMYQRARASAERIFGLMDEPSRLNQDPDAEDLAVSAGHVEYDDVTFGYESERGDGNPTVEDVNFDVPGGDTVALVGPTGAGKSTVLKLLLRMYDVDDGEIRIDGQDIDSVTLSSLRRSIGYVSQNSYLFYGTVKENIAYGTFDATDEEIVEAAKAAEAHEFIRNLPDGYDTMAGERGVKLSGGQRQRITIARAILKDPEILVLDEATSDVDTETEMLIQRSLDRLTTDRTTFAIAHRLSSIKDADQIVVLEDGQVRERGTHDDLIEENGLYANLWAVQAGEIDELPQEFIERATQRQAQTEAEAGDD
- a CDS encoding DUF5789 family protein, which produces MTDEDDAREHGIEFGDVEDELESMDYPVDHETVIERHGDAEIGLPDRSTPLEDLLEPLQDEDQTYQDADELTTMIKNMVDADAVGREGYSDRGPSTEPDSNGDDAESL
- a CDS encoding creatininase family protein, which encodes MQLTEATWTDADATETDLALLPVGSTEQHGPHAPLGTDRLTARAVAAAGAERYEEVHGSEVVVAPTIPVGIAEEHHQFAGTLWVAPDTLRSYVRETVASLASHGWDRVVLVNGHGGNVDALREVCGAITRHDAAYAVPFTWFEAAASLSEMGHGGPIETALLRAIHPDLVRENRIEEAQAGASETWGEWVSGTNLAFDAAEFTDNGVVGDPGDGSAERGEELLEDATAALVTLLDAIEDRDGSRQMRE
- a CDS encoding ABC transporter substrate-binding protein — its product is MEKYTRRQILASSGVAAGSVVGLSGCISGSNPGSSDVEGTNTTATASRMGQLTVAYVPIYPNMQHYIMQEEGYYESLSAEVTVERFSNGPSVVKAFASDEVDIALFGVTPAMVLVDKGKAASVLAANSRNGFRVMSTSAFADLYKNKQEDAFSVFENQHERKVKFGVPPDGSVPDVVLRYWIEQDLDLGEMESVIDKVKVSPAKAPQTIQAGEIDATMIQEPFATVIASEQGFGEVAWSGDILPGHPVTVTFVQNSVPENVAEQFVEQHTKATQFVRENPRKAAEDAAAVIGSGVSTDLARQAIDSQASDFISDPHEVRDQAATMAEFVKEVGNTDSVVSPEQLFDFSVYDSVSNQ
- a CDS encoding ABC transporter permease encodes the protein MSIETSDADQATGEGTFPAWNAGRIVRGVLGTLGFLGLWWAASSVVEPAYLLPSPPAAASAFAEQLTTSAWFTLPVVGTEIQTARMVVKLAQSLLHYIPGLLVGASLGIALGVALGWSGRLDDALTPVVRILRPIPPLAWIVFAIVWFGIGHAGAAFIVFIGAFWINFYGAYSGVENTPNQLAEVASSLGVRADLEMIRYVVLPSAAPQILTSFRTSIGRCWMIVVGAELFGAPGVGYEIINASNNLAMDTSVAYMLVISLVYLVTDGAFRSLEGRMLAWRE
- a CDS encoding ABC transporter ATP-binding protein, with the protein product MARIDESVDAVERVGAHTTGTGDVDDTDDTPEILVDGVSKRYESDRQSVQALSDVQFAVETGEFVCIVGPSGCGKTTLLRAIAGLEAPTEGAVVINGEAVGGPDTDRGMVFQEYGLFPWLTVQENVCFGLERQGMAREACDNRCYEMLDLVGLDGFADAYPKELSGGMKQRVAVARALAVDPDILLMDEPFGSVDAQTRERLHAELLDIWQETGKTTLFVTHEISEAVLLGDRVLVMSAEPGRVKELIDVDLPRPRSRTDESFVEYTDWIRSLIGDETTDRF